A region from the Eublepharis macularius isolate TG4126 chromosome 13, MPM_Emac_v1.0, whole genome shotgun sequence genome encodes:
- the LOC129341312 gene encoding collagen alpha-1(I) chain-like — translation MKNGQTRTFSLAKSGEGRRAAVARGAATDPFPVRIVPACLAQSDLRTIGITCGEDGSIPCRTEVTEEHLWRWRGPSRKAPRVDAQAPRSSQAGAPVAASGVGTAAGRVGVRAARPAGLEESRPGARAAGRALAGSSAGRRVHKAGSARLRRFQAASREGRGAPGHEAAAAAAALCRLPAGGNRGTEGKLFPGSSSARSQTPNARIWKRGGIPAGRSGAEPRAEPEPAKQAKGERRNSGQAPRQGRSGGGGEGAGRPLAAPSGRADPERPPARRSQRQPSAGPASSWRGGSETGRPASPRLPPATRGRNLGSPGRARNVSSQSQRLNEAGGSSPGCESCRGVNHCQIPGGARSAARHRQLCSAPRLAAIAPAFPGGRAGRPSRGQPRAQPDKPTAAAPAPPPAMAALGARRRPC, via the exons AGTGGGGAAGGGAGGCGGGCAGCCGTAGCTAGGGGCGCAGCCACTGACCCGTTCCCGGTTCGCATAGTACCTGCGTGCCTTGCACAGTCAGATTTGCGCACCATCGGGATTACCTGCGGGGAAGATGGCAGCATCCCGTGCCGCACAGAAGTAACCGAGGAGCACCTGTGGCGCTGGCGAGGGCCTTCCAGGAAAGCCCCCCGAGTCGACGCCCAGGCTCCGCGCAGCAGCCAGGCGGGCGCCCCGGTCGCAGCCAGCGGCGTCGGCACCGCGGCCGGGCGGGTAGGCGTGCGCGCGGCCCGGCCGGCGGGCTTGGAGGAGAGCCGCCCGGGGGCACGTGCGGCGGGGCGTGCGCTTGCCGGCAGCAGCGCCGGGCGGCGGGTACATAAGGCGGGCAGCGCTCGCCTGCGCCGCTTCCAGGCTGCGAGCCGGGAGGGACGGGGCGCGCCGGGTcacgaggcggcggcggcggcggcggccctcTGCAGGCTTCCAGCCGGCGGGAATCGCGGGACGGAAGGGAAGCTATTTCCAGGCTCGAGCAGCGCGAGAAGCCAAACCCCCAACGCCCGGATTTGGAAGCGCGGCGGCATTCCAGCGGGGCGGAGCGGAGCCGAGCCGAGAGCCGAGCCGGAACCAGCGAAGCAGGCGAAAGGGGAGCGCCGCAACTCCGGCCAAGCGCCGCGCCAA GGCCGGAGCGGAGGGGGCGGGGAAGGAGCCGGCCGCCCGCTCGCGGCTCCCTCGGGCCGAGCCGACCCCGaacgcccgcccgcccgccgcagCCAGAGGCAGCCGAGCGCCGGGCCCGCAAGCAGCTGGCGTGGTGGTTCTGAGACGGGCCGCCCAGCTTCGCCTCGCCTCCCGCCGGCCACTCGGGGCCGCAACCTCGGCTCGCCCGGCCGGGCGAGAAACGTCAGTTCGCAATCGCAGCGCCTGAACGAGGCGGGCGGCTCCAGCCCCGGTTGTGAAAGTTGCCGAGGAGTTAATCATTGCCAAATCCCCGGCGGAGCTCGCTCTGCAGCGCGGCACCGGCAGCTCTGCTCTGCTCCGCGGCTCGCGGCCATCGCGCCAGCCTtcccgggcgggcgggcaggcaggccgTCAAGGGGCCAGCCCCGAGCTCAGCCCGACAAGCCCACCGCCGCCGCACCTGCTCCGCCGCCCGCGATGGCCGCGCTCGGCGCCCGCCGCCGCCCCTGCTAG